One Primulina huaijiensis isolate GDHJ02 chromosome 5, ASM1229523v2, whole genome shotgun sequence DNA segment encodes these proteins:
- the LOC140977002 gene encoding peroxisome biogenesis protein 12, producing MLFQVGGQGTRPTFFEMAAAQQLPSSLRAALTYSLGVLALRRPFIHKILDYEDEFFALLMMVLETHSLRTTDASFSESLYGLRRRGVEIVLRKSNVLADSGAEIRQTGLQKHQKLLSVVFLVVLPYMKSKLQSVYDKDRQATLQASLWGDSDERYGDSDYLGRGDDLFRSRVNLDTGTSARVRWTQRLQKTVGACYPWLHAGTEGLSFAYQLLYLLDATGFYSPGLHALGIHVCRATGQELMDTSSQISKIRSRERERLRGPPWLKAIQGGLLSCIYAVLDYAQTGLIASVFFFKMMEWWYQSAEDRMSASAVYPPPPPPIPPMVAKDGIPLPTDKASCPLCSQKRANPSVLTASGFVFCYTCIFKYVTQYKRCPVTLMPATVDLIRRLFHDI from the exons ATGTTGTTTCAAGTCGGCGGACAAGGGACACGTCCGACTTTTTTCGAGATGGCGGCAGCTCAGCAGCTTCCGTCAAGTTTACGTGCTGCCCTCACTTACTCccttggc GTATTGGCGTTAAGAAGACCATTCATCCACAAAATATTAGATTATGAAGATGAGTTTTTCGCCTTGCTTATGATGGTCCTCGAAACTCACAGTTTGCGGACCACAG ATGCTTCTTTTTCAGAGTCTTTGTATGGCTTAAGAAGGAGAGGAGTTGAGATTGTACTTAGGAAGAGCAATGTACTTGCAGATTCCGGTGCTGAAATTCGTCAGACTGGGTTACAGAAGCATCAAAAACTTCTTTCAGTAGTGTTTCTG GTTGTATTGCCGTATATGAAGTCAAAATTGCAATCTGTTTATGATAAGGACAGGCAAGCTACACTTCAGGCGAGTTTATGGGGGGATAGTGATGAAAGGTATGGTGATAGTGACTACCTTGGCAGAGGCGATGATTTATTTAGGTCAAGGGTCAACTTAGATACCGGAACATCTGCTAGAGTTCGTTGGACCCAGAGGCTGCAGAAGACTGTGGGTGCTTGCTATCCTTGGCTACATGCTGGAACTGAAG GATTATCGTTTGCTTATCAGCTATTATATCTTTTGGATGCCACTGGTTTCTACTCTCCAGGATTACATGCACTTGGCATTCATGTTTGTCGAGCCACGGGGCAGGAGCTG ATGGATACGTCGTcccaaatttcaaaaataagaagtCGTGAACGGGAGAGGCTTCGTGGCCCCCCTTGGCTAAAG GCAATACAAGGTGGATTGCTCAGCTGCATATATGCTGTCCTGGACTATGCCCAAACTGGTTTGATTGCATCAGTATTTTTCTTTAAA ATGATGGAATGGTGGTATCAGTCTGCGGAGGATAGAATGTCAGCTTCAGCTGTATATCCCCCACCACCACCTCCTATTCCCCCAATG GTTGCAAAGGATGGAATCCCTCTTCCCACAGACAAGGCATCATGCCCTTTATGCTCACAAAAGCGCGCCAATCCATCAGTATTGACAGCTTCAGGATTTGTTTTCTGCTATACTTGCATATTTAAATATGTCACTCAG TACAAGCGTTGTCCGGTTACATTGATGCCTGCTACGGTAGACCTTATCAGAAGGCTTTTTCATGATATATAG
- the LOC140977003 gene encoding uncharacterized protein isoform X1, translated as MYNFFKDFNGNFHCLKFIALRLKERSDLSLTSSMIDDQTWSQVAKMKKLFFFRSNSGNGNQISPSSTDKRIYCEKLAEKSRINKQDSEDDVFGDAPCLRRSLSFSSGSVYETGKRIKNYADQNGSPCSTNHHSRKQSIQSSSRPRALPPERQTRINYCNAAVVNESRRVEKSNRIVSGAHTDLSEISSHCSSNVSSKVLDRYIDGEQHKESNDVNVNFSLNDQFDKQSVVVKRMPPGLPQDSRKQKPKSQSFRETKLSHFHPSSRVSGDDGFHHKSPRKLARKVVERLSRSKLLPETRSKGVDSENPITIEDIYGRNLTRCSTAYTDEIKNCVTNWNSEIGGSHHEEMSEFLERQSCSGDKIEVRENIDALTETDLGLFKQFKEAEDRAALLSEELEQGNFPEVRGLSLPILIQIIRSMTEEKAKMALEVSSVLEDRIAEKALFREELKIARGDLDSHTRRLEKEKNELQFALEKELDRRSVEWSLKLERYQAEEHRLRERVRELAEQNVSLQREVSSFSEREMGDKTKITNSEKQLEELAIQVREAKEENHFLQKNQSELKDKARVLEEDRDCTRRNYKEKVTDCKDMHQAISRLQRTCSDQEKTIDGLRGLCEELGKKISCENYNFGLAKVQMEQMRLTGVEHALRKEVESSRIEIDSLRCENIDLLNRLKDNGNGGRYSNLKLDQELQNRMNCLQDQVLPLLIESNQLCQKLLENIKSNACQILKMGSNSDTGFTGQVLECEVKLQGLERAAENLTSSMQTISSVLHEKPTILHDKVHLVAVDSHESPRRKDTKSEDIILSELKAEILLTSLLREKLYSKELNIEQLQAEVAAAVRVNDTLKCEVQNAMDNFSCVNHKKKDLELQMMKKDEIIEQLEVDLQENKKELAIVKGILPKVSDERDLMWGKVKQCSEQNMLLNSEINAMRKKMEALDEDILLKEGQITILKDSIGKPFDLLASPDSSDNFCWKDSS; from the exons ATGTATAATTTCTTTAAGGACTTCAACGGTAACTTTCACTGCTTGAAGTTTATAGCACTAAGGTTGAAAGAACGAAGTGATTT ATCACTTACAAGTTCCATGATAGATGACCAAACGTGGAGTCAAGTTGCCAAAATGAAGAAGCTATTCTTTTTCAGATCCAACAGCGGAAATGGTAATCAAATCTCCCCATCATCAACGGATAAGAGAATTTATTGTGAAAAACTAGCAGAAAAGTCCAGAATAAACAAACAAGATTCTGAGGATGATGTATTTGGCGACGCTCCATGTCTAAGAAGAAGCCTATCGTTCTCTTCCGGATCTGTTTATGAAACGGGAAAAAGGATAAAGAACTACGCGGACCAAAATGGCTCTCCATGCAGTACAAATCATCATTCTCGCAAACAATCAATTCAGTCGTCCTCACG TCCTCGTGCTTTGCCCCCTGAGAGGCAAACCAGGATTAACTACTGTAACGCTGCTGTGGTTAATGAGTCACGGAGAGTGGAGAAATCTAATCGTATTGTTTCCGGAGCACACACTGATTTATCTGAGATCTCTTCTCATTGCTCCAGTAATGTCTCGAGCAAGGTTTTGGACCGTTACATTGATGGAGAACAACATAAAGAAAGTAATGATGTAAATGTGAATTTCTCCTTGAATGATCAATTTGACAAACAAAGTGTGGTGGTTAAACGAATGCCTCCTGGTTTACCACAAGATTCCAGGAAACAGAAACCAAAATCCCAATCTTTTAGAGAAACCAAATTGTCCCACTTTCATCCTTCTTCTAGAGTCTCAGGCGATGATGGGTTTCACCATAAGTCCCCTCGAAAACTTGCAAGAAAAGTGGTTGAGAGACTTTCACGTTCTAAACTTTTGCCTGAAACGAGGTCCAAAGGAGTTGACTCTGAGAATCCTATCACCATTGAAGACATCTATGGCAGAAACTTGACAAGGTGTTCCACTGCATATACTGATGAAATAAAAAACTGTGTAACCAATTGGAATAGCGAGATTGGTGGATCTCATCATGAAGAAATGTCCGAATTCTTGGAGAGGCAGTCTTGTTCTGGTGATAAAATCGAAGTTAGAGAAAATATTGATGCTTTGACTGAAACAGATTTGGGGCTGTTCAAACAATTTAAGGAAGCCGAGGACCGAGCTGCACTTCTCTCAGAAGAGCTTGAACAAGGAAACTTTCCTGAGGTTAGAGGGCTTAGCTTGCCTATACTGATTCAAATCATTAGGAGTATGACAGAGGAGAAGGCAAAAATGGCCCTTGAGGTTTCATCAGTCCTGGAAGATAGGATTGCTGAAAAGGCGTTATTTAGAGAAGAACTTAAAATAGCAAGGGGGGACTTAGATTCACATACTCGGCGATTGGAGAAGGAAAAGAATGAGTTGCAGTTTGCACTTGAAAAGGAATTAGATAGGAGATCAGTTGAGTGGTCCCTGAAACTTGAGAGATACCAGGCAGAAGAACATAGGCTTCGCGAGAGGGTAAGGGAGCTAGCGGAACAGAATGTGAGCCTTCAAAGAGAAGTATCTTCGTTCAGCGAGAGGGAAATGGGTGATAAAACCAAAATCACAAACTCGGAGAAACAACTTGAGGAATTAGCCATTCAGGTCAGAGAAGCTAAGGAAGAGAATCACTTTCTGCAGAAAAATCAATCTGAACTGAAAGATAAGGCTAGAGTTTTAGAAGAAGATCGAGACTGCACCAGAAGAAACTATAAGGAAAAAGTTACTGATTGCAAGGATATGCATCAAGCTATCAGTAGACTTCAGAGAACCTGCAGTGATCAGGAGAAGACGATTGATGGGTTGCGAGGTCTTTGTGAGGAACTTGGAAAGAAGATTTCTTGTGAGAATTATAATTTTGGGTTGGCGAAGGTGCAAATGGAACAAATGAGACTTACTGGAGTTGAGCATGCACTAAGGAAAGAGGTAGAATCATCAAGGATAGAAATTGATTCACTTCGTTGTGAGAACATTGATCTACTTAATCGTCTGAAAGACAATGGGAATGGGGGAAGGTATTCGAATTTGAAGTTGGATCAAGAACTACAGAACCGTATGAACTGCTTGCAAGATCAAGTGCTTCCATTGCTGATAGAGAGCAATCAACTTTGTCAGAAGTTACTCGAAAATATCAAATCAAATGCCtgccaaattttgaaaatgggaTCGAATTCTGACACGGGTTTCACAGGCCAAGTTCTTGAATGTGAAGTGAAACTCCAAGGTCTAGAGAGGGCTGCTGAAAACTTAACGAGCAGCATGCAAACCATTTCCAGTGTCTTGCACGAAAAGCCCACAATTTTGCATGATAAGGTGCACCTTGTTGCTGTGGATTCTCATGAATCACCCAGAAGAAAAGATACAAAATCGGAG gacataatcctttcgGAGCTGAAAGCCGAGATCTTATTGACAAGTTTATTGCGTGAGAAACTTTATTCCAAGGAGCTGAACATAGAGCAGCTTCAAGCTGAGGTAGCTGCAGCGGTTAGAGTTAATGACACTCTAAAATGTGAAGTACAAAATGCGATGGATAATTTTTCTTGCGTTAACCACAAGAAGAAAGATCTTGAACTTCAG ATGATGAAAAAGGATGAGATTATTGAGCAACTTGAAGTTGATTtgcaagaaaacaagaaagaattGGCTATAGTAAAGGGAATACTACCAAAGGTATCCGATGAAAGAGATCTCATGTGGGGCAAGGTGAAGCAGTGTAGCGAACAGAACATGTTACTAAATTCTGAGATCAATGCTATGAGAAAGAAGATGGAGGCCCTTGATGAAGATATACTTCTAAAAGAAGGCCAAATCACAATTTTGAAAGACAGTATAGGTAAACCTTTCGACCTTCTCGCTAGTCCAGATTCTAGCGATAATTTCTGCTGGAAGGATTCATCCTAA
- the LOC140977003 gene encoding uncharacterized protein isoform X2, whose translation MIDDQTWSQVAKMKKLFFFRSNSGNGNQISPSSTDKRIYCEKLAEKSRINKQDSEDDVFGDAPCLRRSLSFSSGSVYETGKRIKNYADQNGSPCSTNHHSRKQSIQSSSRPRALPPERQTRINYCNAAVVNESRRVEKSNRIVSGAHTDLSEISSHCSSNVSSKVLDRYIDGEQHKESNDVNVNFSLNDQFDKQSVVVKRMPPGLPQDSRKQKPKSQSFRETKLSHFHPSSRVSGDDGFHHKSPRKLARKVVERLSRSKLLPETRSKGVDSENPITIEDIYGRNLTRCSTAYTDEIKNCVTNWNSEIGGSHHEEMSEFLERQSCSGDKIEVRENIDALTETDLGLFKQFKEAEDRAALLSEELEQGNFPEVRGLSLPILIQIIRSMTEEKAKMALEVSSVLEDRIAEKALFREELKIARGDLDSHTRRLEKEKNELQFALEKELDRRSVEWSLKLERYQAEEHRLRERVRELAEQNVSLQREVSSFSEREMGDKTKITNSEKQLEELAIQVREAKEENHFLQKNQSELKDKARVLEEDRDCTRRNYKEKVTDCKDMHQAISRLQRTCSDQEKTIDGLRGLCEELGKKISCENYNFGLAKVQMEQMRLTGVEHALRKEVESSRIEIDSLRCENIDLLNRLKDNGNGGRYSNLKLDQELQNRMNCLQDQVLPLLIESNQLCQKLLENIKSNACQILKMGSNSDTGFTGQVLECEVKLQGLERAAENLTSSMQTISSVLHEKPTILHDKVHLVAVDSHESPRRKDTKSEDIILSELKAEILLTSLLREKLYSKELNIEQLQAEVAAAVRVNDTLKCEVQNAMDNFSCVNHKKKDLELQMMKKDEIIEQLEVDLQENKKELAIVKGILPKVSDERDLMWGKVKQCSEQNMLLNSEINAMRKKMEALDEDILLKEGQITILKDSIGKPFDLLASPDSSDNFCWKDSS comes from the exons ATGATAGATGACCAAACGTGGAGTCAAGTTGCCAAAATGAAGAAGCTATTCTTTTTCAGATCCAACAGCGGAAATGGTAATCAAATCTCCCCATCATCAACGGATAAGAGAATTTATTGTGAAAAACTAGCAGAAAAGTCCAGAATAAACAAACAAGATTCTGAGGATGATGTATTTGGCGACGCTCCATGTCTAAGAAGAAGCCTATCGTTCTCTTCCGGATCTGTTTATGAAACGGGAAAAAGGATAAAGAACTACGCGGACCAAAATGGCTCTCCATGCAGTACAAATCATCATTCTCGCAAACAATCAATTCAGTCGTCCTCACG TCCTCGTGCTTTGCCCCCTGAGAGGCAAACCAGGATTAACTACTGTAACGCTGCTGTGGTTAATGAGTCACGGAGAGTGGAGAAATCTAATCGTATTGTTTCCGGAGCACACACTGATTTATCTGAGATCTCTTCTCATTGCTCCAGTAATGTCTCGAGCAAGGTTTTGGACCGTTACATTGATGGAGAACAACATAAAGAAAGTAATGATGTAAATGTGAATTTCTCCTTGAATGATCAATTTGACAAACAAAGTGTGGTGGTTAAACGAATGCCTCCTGGTTTACCACAAGATTCCAGGAAACAGAAACCAAAATCCCAATCTTTTAGAGAAACCAAATTGTCCCACTTTCATCCTTCTTCTAGAGTCTCAGGCGATGATGGGTTTCACCATAAGTCCCCTCGAAAACTTGCAAGAAAAGTGGTTGAGAGACTTTCACGTTCTAAACTTTTGCCTGAAACGAGGTCCAAAGGAGTTGACTCTGAGAATCCTATCACCATTGAAGACATCTATGGCAGAAACTTGACAAGGTGTTCCACTGCATATACTGATGAAATAAAAAACTGTGTAACCAATTGGAATAGCGAGATTGGTGGATCTCATCATGAAGAAATGTCCGAATTCTTGGAGAGGCAGTCTTGTTCTGGTGATAAAATCGAAGTTAGAGAAAATATTGATGCTTTGACTGAAACAGATTTGGGGCTGTTCAAACAATTTAAGGAAGCCGAGGACCGAGCTGCACTTCTCTCAGAAGAGCTTGAACAAGGAAACTTTCCTGAGGTTAGAGGGCTTAGCTTGCCTATACTGATTCAAATCATTAGGAGTATGACAGAGGAGAAGGCAAAAATGGCCCTTGAGGTTTCATCAGTCCTGGAAGATAGGATTGCTGAAAAGGCGTTATTTAGAGAAGAACTTAAAATAGCAAGGGGGGACTTAGATTCACATACTCGGCGATTGGAGAAGGAAAAGAATGAGTTGCAGTTTGCACTTGAAAAGGAATTAGATAGGAGATCAGTTGAGTGGTCCCTGAAACTTGAGAGATACCAGGCAGAAGAACATAGGCTTCGCGAGAGGGTAAGGGAGCTAGCGGAACAGAATGTGAGCCTTCAAAGAGAAGTATCTTCGTTCAGCGAGAGGGAAATGGGTGATAAAACCAAAATCACAAACTCGGAGAAACAACTTGAGGAATTAGCCATTCAGGTCAGAGAAGCTAAGGAAGAGAATCACTTTCTGCAGAAAAATCAATCTGAACTGAAAGATAAGGCTAGAGTTTTAGAAGAAGATCGAGACTGCACCAGAAGAAACTATAAGGAAAAAGTTACTGATTGCAAGGATATGCATCAAGCTATCAGTAGACTTCAGAGAACCTGCAGTGATCAGGAGAAGACGATTGATGGGTTGCGAGGTCTTTGTGAGGAACTTGGAAAGAAGATTTCTTGTGAGAATTATAATTTTGGGTTGGCGAAGGTGCAAATGGAACAAATGAGACTTACTGGAGTTGAGCATGCACTAAGGAAAGAGGTAGAATCATCAAGGATAGAAATTGATTCACTTCGTTGTGAGAACATTGATCTACTTAATCGTCTGAAAGACAATGGGAATGGGGGAAGGTATTCGAATTTGAAGTTGGATCAAGAACTACAGAACCGTATGAACTGCTTGCAAGATCAAGTGCTTCCATTGCTGATAGAGAGCAATCAACTTTGTCAGAAGTTACTCGAAAATATCAAATCAAATGCCtgccaaattttgaaaatgggaTCGAATTCTGACACGGGTTTCACAGGCCAAGTTCTTGAATGTGAAGTGAAACTCCAAGGTCTAGAGAGGGCTGCTGAAAACTTAACGAGCAGCATGCAAACCATTTCCAGTGTCTTGCACGAAAAGCCCACAATTTTGCATGATAAGGTGCACCTTGTTGCTGTGGATTCTCATGAATCACCCAGAAGAAAAGATACAAAATCGGAG gacataatcctttcgGAGCTGAAAGCCGAGATCTTATTGACAAGTTTATTGCGTGAGAAACTTTATTCCAAGGAGCTGAACATAGAGCAGCTTCAAGCTGAGGTAGCTGCAGCGGTTAGAGTTAATGACACTCTAAAATGTGAAGTACAAAATGCGATGGATAATTTTTCTTGCGTTAACCACAAGAAGAAAGATCTTGAACTTCAG ATGATGAAAAAGGATGAGATTATTGAGCAACTTGAAGTTGATTtgcaagaaaacaagaaagaattGGCTATAGTAAAGGGAATACTACCAAAGGTATCCGATGAAAGAGATCTCATGTGGGGCAAGGTGAAGCAGTGTAGCGAACAGAACATGTTACTAAATTCTGAGATCAATGCTATGAGAAAGAAGATGGAGGCCCTTGATGAAGATATACTTCTAAAAGAAGGCCAAATCACAATTTTGAAAGACAGTATAGGTAAACCTTTCGACCTTCTCGCTAGTCCAGATTCTAGCGATAATTTCTGCTGGAAGGATTCATCCTAA
- the LOC140977001 gene encoding uncharacterized protein isoform X2, whose translation MEPFNLNHKSLERVVSQRAIQMSSSFSCQICAIGFLCGICLTSLFMAALTSFGAFALWGNSFSNGIPSLNSSSIGFNGNCDGLPKESEKIMYPNESIKLETDDERVSMLYSAWSEVFNISDKSVDNEDKFSHKVRISEVLPDAPHLENCKLKVQANDHLDRRLENMNLPPWTIWKGRLDDLSLLSNDEQLIYNRDQTIFQGAYPPWIEGSDEENYPLTRKVQRDIWLHQHPVNCSDPSIKFLVADWERLPGFGIGAQIAGMCGLLAIAINEKRVLVTDYYNRADHDGCKGSSRSSWSCYFFPETSLECKRRAFELKQDKEAWEKMVITGKDNYSSRDIWSGRIPRVWGNPWSMIQPTTEINGSLITHHRKMDRRWWRAQAVRYLMRFQSEYMCNLMNVARHQAFGWEAAKMVLASHVQDTEDKNSHDIDKYVWSNHELWIPRPLLSMHVRMGDKACEMKVLGLEEYMHLAQRVRKRFPHLNNIWLSTEMQKFGSILRKSADNSRCSSFSIRMSSMDQNPTGIGSFTTRM comes from the exons ATGGAGCCATTCAATTTGAATCACAAGTCTCTGGAGAGAGTTGTTTCACAGAGGGCAATTCAAATGAGCAGTTCATTTTCTTGCCAAATTTGTGCGATTGGTTTTCTTTGTGGGATTTGTTTAACCTCGTTGTTTATGGCTGCTCTCACTTCATTTGGTGCTTTTGCATTGTGGGGCAATTCATTTTCGAATGGAATTCCGAGTTTGAATTCGAGCTCGATCGGTTTCA ATGGAAACTGCGATGGATTACCGAAAGAAAGCGAAAAAATTATGTATCCAAATGAAAGTATTAAGCTCGAAACAGATGACGAAAGAGTCTCCATGCTATACTCAGCATGGAGTGAAGTATTTAATATAAGCGACAAATCAGTAGACAATGAAGATAAGTTCTCTCATAAAGTTCGAATATCCGAAGTTCTGCCAGACGCTCCTCACCTGGAGAATTGCAAGTTAAAAGTTCAAGCGAATGATCATCTTGATCGGAGACTTGAGAACATGAACCTCCCACCGTGGACCATCTGGAAAGGTCGATTAGACGACCTTTCACTATTGTCGAATGATGAGCAACTCATATACAACAGGGATCAAACAATATTTCAAGGAGCTTATCCTCCTTGG atTGAGGGATCGGATGAAGAAAACTATCCTCTAACTAGAAAAGTGCAACGAGACATATGGCTTCATCAGCATCCAGTCAACTGCAGTGATCCTAGTATAAAGTTTTTAGTAGCTGATTGGGAGAGATTGCCTGGATTTGGTATAGGTGCACAAATCGCGGGTATGTGTGGTCTTCTTGCGATTGCCATCAATGAAAAGAGGGTTCTCGTTACCGATTATTATAATCGAGCCGATCATGATGGCTGTAAAG GTTCGTCTCGCTCTAGTTGGTCTTGTTATTTCTTCCCAGAAACTTCTCTAGAATGCAAGAGACGTGCATTTGAACTAAAGCAAGATAAAGAAGCATGGGAAAAGATGGTTATAACAGGTAAAGACAACTATTCTTCAAGAGACATATGGTCCGGTAGGATTCCAAG GGTGTGGGGCAATCCTTGGAGTATGATTCAGCCAACAACGGAGATAAACGGGAGCTTAATTACACACCATCGTAAAATGGATCGGAGATGGTGGAGAGCACAG GCAGTTCGCTACCTGATGAGGTTTCAGTCTGAGTACATGTGCAACTTAATGAATGTTGCACGGCATCAGGCCTTTGGATGGGAAGCAGCTAAAATGGTTCTTGCATCTCATGTACAG GATACAGAAGATAAGAACTCGCATGACATAGATAAATATGTATGGTCAAATCATGAACTATGGATTCCTCGTCCATTATTAAGCATGCACGTTAGAATGGGAGATAAGGCATGTGAAATGAAAGTGCTTGGACTTGAAGAATACATGCACCTCGCCCAACGAGTCCGAAAACGCTTCCCACATCTCAACAACATCTGGCTATCTACTGAAATGCAG AAATTTGGTAGCATACTGAGAAAGTCAGCTGACAATAGTAGATGCTCATCATTTTCAATTAGGATGTCATCGATGGATCAAAATCCTACCGGCATTGGAAGTTTTACTACACGGATGTGA
- the LOC140977001 gene encoding uncharacterized protein isoform X1: MEPFNLNHKSLERVVSQRAIQMSSSFSCQICAIGFLCGICLTSLFMAALTSFGAFALWGNSFSNGIPSLNSSSIGFNGNCDGLPKESEKIMYPNESIKLETDDERVSMLYSAWSEVFNISDKSVDNEDKFSHKVRISEVLPDAPHLENCKLKVQANDHLDRRLENMNLPPWTIWKGRLDDLSLLSNDEQLIYNRDQTIFQGAYPPWIEGSDEENYPLTRKVQRDIWLHQHPVNCSDPSIKFLVADWERLPGFGIGAQIAGMCGLLAIAINEKRVLVTDYYNRADHDGCKGSSRSSWSCYFFPETSLECKRRAFELKQDKEAWEKMVITGKDNYSSRDIWSGRIPRVWGNPWSMIQPTTEINGSLITHHRKMDRRWWRAQAVRYLMRFQSEYMCNLMNVARHQAFGWEAAKMVLASHVQDTEDKNSHDIDKYVWSNHELWIPRPLLSMHVRMGDKACEMKVLGLEEYMHLAQRVRKRFPHLNNIWLSTEMQDVIDGSKSYRHWKFYYTDVTRQTGNILMATYEASLGRETGTNYPLVNFLMATEADFFVGALGSTWCFLIDGMRNTGGKVMYGYLSVNKDRFW, translated from the exons ATGGAGCCATTCAATTTGAATCACAAGTCTCTGGAGAGAGTTGTTTCACAGAGGGCAATTCAAATGAGCAGTTCATTTTCTTGCCAAATTTGTGCGATTGGTTTTCTTTGTGGGATTTGTTTAACCTCGTTGTTTATGGCTGCTCTCACTTCATTTGGTGCTTTTGCATTGTGGGGCAATTCATTTTCGAATGGAATTCCGAGTTTGAATTCGAGCTCGATCGGTTTCA ATGGAAACTGCGATGGATTACCGAAAGAAAGCGAAAAAATTATGTATCCAAATGAAAGTATTAAGCTCGAAACAGATGACGAAAGAGTCTCCATGCTATACTCAGCATGGAGTGAAGTATTTAATATAAGCGACAAATCAGTAGACAATGAAGATAAGTTCTCTCATAAAGTTCGAATATCCGAAGTTCTGCCAGACGCTCCTCACCTGGAGAATTGCAAGTTAAAAGTTCAAGCGAATGATCATCTTGATCGGAGACTTGAGAACATGAACCTCCCACCGTGGACCATCTGGAAAGGTCGATTAGACGACCTTTCACTATTGTCGAATGATGAGCAACTCATATACAACAGGGATCAAACAATATTTCAAGGAGCTTATCCTCCTTGG atTGAGGGATCGGATGAAGAAAACTATCCTCTAACTAGAAAAGTGCAACGAGACATATGGCTTCATCAGCATCCAGTCAACTGCAGTGATCCTAGTATAAAGTTTTTAGTAGCTGATTGGGAGAGATTGCCTGGATTTGGTATAGGTGCACAAATCGCGGGTATGTGTGGTCTTCTTGCGATTGCCATCAATGAAAAGAGGGTTCTCGTTACCGATTATTATAATCGAGCCGATCATGATGGCTGTAAAG GTTCGTCTCGCTCTAGTTGGTCTTGTTATTTCTTCCCAGAAACTTCTCTAGAATGCAAGAGACGTGCATTTGAACTAAAGCAAGATAAAGAAGCATGGGAAAAGATGGTTATAACAGGTAAAGACAACTATTCTTCAAGAGACATATGGTCCGGTAGGATTCCAAG GGTGTGGGGCAATCCTTGGAGTATGATTCAGCCAACAACGGAGATAAACGGGAGCTTAATTACACACCATCGTAAAATGGATCGGAGATGGTGGAGAGCACAG GCAGTTCGCTACCTGATGAGGTTTCAGTCTGAGTACATGTGCAACTTAATGAATGTTGCACGGCATCAGGCCTTTGGATGGGAAGCAGCTAAAATGGTTCTTGCATCTCATGTACAG GATACAGAAGATAAGAACTCGCATGACATAGATAAATATGTATGGTCAAATCATGAACTATGGATTCCTCGTCCATTATTAAGCATGCACGTTAGAATGGGAGATAAGGCATGTGAAATGAAAGTGCTTGGACTTGAAGAATACATGCACCTCGCCCAACGAGTCCGAAAACGCTTCCCACATCTCAACAACATCTGGCTATCTACTGAAATGCAG GATGTCATCGATGGATCAAAATCCTACCGGCATTGGAAGTTTTACTACACGGATGTGACACGACAAACTGGCAACATTTTGATGGCGACATATGAGGCAAGTCTAGGGAGGGAAACAGGCACGAACTATCCACTTGTTAACTTTCTGATGGCCACGGAGGCTGATTTTTTCGTCGGAGCGTTAGGCTCAACATGGTGTTTtctcatcgatggtatgaggAATACAGGAGGAAAAGTCATGTATGGTTATCTGAGTGTTAACAAGGATAGATTTTGGTAG